The Candidatus Obscuribacterales bacterium genome contains a region encoding:
- a CDS encoding SRPBCC domain-containing protein: MPSLYTETIIHAPRAVVWQALVRKQDWLKWNTFLFDRQPEQPFQEGRSLLLSVRRVEGGDETEFEASINRVQENCYLQWCSSVPGLRNEHSFELQDVGVNLTQCVHRDRFDGLVAPMILPFIRQDELRGMRRMAQELRQYAEYLSH; the protein is encoded by the coding sequence ATGCCCAGCCTTTATACCGAAACTATTATTCATGCTCCCCGGGCAGTGGTCTGGCAGGCCCTCGTCCGCAAGCAAGACTGGCTTAAGTGGAATACGTTTTTATTCGATCGCCAGCCCGAGCAACCCTTTCAAGAAGGGCGATCGCTGCTGCTTTCCGTGCGGCGAGTGGAGGGGGGTGACGAGACCGAGTTTGAGGCTTCAATCAACCGCGTGCAGGAAAACTGTTATCTTCAATGGTGCTCTTCAGTGCCAGGTTTGCGGAATGAACATAGTTTTGAGCTGCAGGATGTGGGCGTGAATCTCACGCAATGTGTCCATCGCGATCGCTTTGATGGCCTAGTAGCACCCATGATTCTGCCTTTTATCCGCCAAGATGAGCTGCGGGGGATGCGGCGCATGGCCCAAGAACTGCGGCAGTATGCTGAATACCTCAGCCACTAG
- a CDS encoding S-layer homology domain-containing protein, producing the protein MIERLGKTRSHVEQLRLLAVKRSRWAYQRIHRPCSIALGLILLGGGMASCANSPFAEDVERSLAADPRYTDEAAPDLPDPSSNPSFPTQPLALGKQIGQQWLIPSADRIGRALDILPPRPPQQFADLDEAPEDLRPYLLDLAELGVLEPETVDADAADPSDPPDQNDVLRPNQPVTRREFARWLVAANNQLFSDRPSYRIRLATDTAQPAFQDVPPSDPDFAAIQGLAEAGLLPSPLSGNTTTVNFRPDEPLTRETALRWKVPLDLRQPLPTASVEAVSQTWGFQDAGQIDPDALQAVLADYQNGERASTRRAFGFTTLLQPKRSVTRAEAAAVLWFFGYQGDGRSAQDVLRTRVQMSSDESLGDEDTNESDRSLDPDGNPSDSNNSTDDNGQSAPAN; encoded by the coding sequence ATGATCGAGCGACTTGGAAAGACGCGATCGCATGTGGAGCAGCTTCGGCTGCTGGCAGTGAAGCGATCGCGTTGGGCTTATCAACGTATCCACCGCCCCTGCAGTATCGCCCTAGGGCTGATTCTGCTTGGGGGAGGGATGGCGTCCTGTGCAAACAGTCCGTTTGCGGAGGACGTAGAGCGATCCCTGGCGGCCGATCCGCGATATACCGACGAGGCAGCCCCTGATCTGCCAGATCCATCCTCCAATCCATCATTTCCGACTCAGCCCCTTGCGTTGGGCAAACAGATAGGACAACAATGGCTCATCCCAAGTGCAGATCGCATCGGTCGAGCCTTGGACATTCTGCCGCCGCGACCGCCCCAGCAATTTGCCGATTTGGACGAAGCGCCTGAGGACTTGCGCCCCTACCTCCTAGACCTAGCAGAGTTGGGTGTGCTGGAGCCTGAAACCGTAGATGCAGACGCGGCTGACCCGTCAGATCCCCCAGATCAAAACGACGTATTACGCCCCAATCAACCGGTGACCCGCCGAGAATTTGCTCGTTGGTTAGTCGCCGCCAATAATCAACTCTTTAGCGATCGCCCCAGTTATCGCATTCGCTTAGCTACCGACACAGCTCAGCCCGCTTTTCAAGACGTGCCCCCTAGCGATCCAGACTTTGCCGCCATTCAAGGCTTAGCTGAAGCTGGCCTGCTGCCCAGTCCGCTGTCGGGCAACACCACCACCGTCAACTTTCGTCCCGACGAACCCTTGACCCGTGAAACGGCTCTGCGCTGGAAGGTGCCCTTAGATCTACGCCAGCCCCTACCCACGGCCTCCGTCGAAGCCGTTAGCCAAACCTGGGGATTTCAAGATGCCGGACAGATTGATCCTGATGCTCTGCAGGCCGTGCTAGCCGATTACCAAAATGGGGAACGGGCCAGCACCCGCCGTGCGTTTGGCTTTACCACTCTGCTGCAGCCAAAGCGATCGGTCACTCGGGCGGAAGCTGCCGCTGTGCTTTGGTTTTTCGGCTATCAAGGCGATGGGCGCTCGGCTCAAGACGTGTTACGTACCCGTGTCCAAATGAGTAGCGATGAGAGCCTTGGGGATGAGGATACTAACGAAAGCGATCGCTCCCTAGATCCCGATGGCAATCCTTCTGATAGCAACAATTCTACGGATGACAATGGGCAAAGCGCACCCGCAAACTAG
- the rpsD gene encoding 30S ribosomal protein S4 has product MSRYRGPRLRVVRRLGDLPGLTRKTPRKAYPPGQHGQARRKRSEYAIRLEEKQKLRYNYGVTERQLVTYVKKARRSTTSTGQALLQMLEMRLDNTVFRLGMAPTIPGARQLVNHGHVTVNGRVLDIASYQCKPGDVIGVRDTDRSRKLVEANLQFPGLANLPTHLEFDKSKLECKVTGLIEREWIALQINELLVVEYYSRKA; this is encoded by the coding sequence ATGTCTCGATATCGAGGTCCGCGCCTAAGGGTGGTGCGCCGCTTGGGAGATCTGCCAGGATTGACCCGCAAAACCCCCAGAAAAGCCTATCCGCCTGGGCAACATGGACAAGCCCGTCGGAAGCGTTCTGAATATGCCATTCGTCTAGAAGAAAAGCAAAAACTGCGCTACAACTACGGCGTCACCGAGCGGCAGTTGGTGACCTATGTGAAAAAGGCCCGACGCTCCACCACTTCAACGGGGCAAGCCCTTCTGCAAATGCTGGAAATGCGTCTAGACAACACGGTCTTCCGCTTAGGCATGGCTCCCACCATTCCAGGTGCTCGTCAGTTGGTTAACCATGGTCACGTCACCGTCAACGGCCGTGTCCTAGATATTGCCAGCTACCAGTGTAAACCCGGTGATGTGATTGGGGTTCGGGATACCGATCGCTCTCGCAAACTCGTGGAAGCCAACCTCCAGTTCCCTGGTTTAGCCAACCTGCCCACCCACCTAGAGTTCGACAAGAGCAAGCTAGAGTGTAAGGTAACCGGGTTGATTGAACGTGAGTGGATCGCGCTACAAATCAACGAGCTCCTAGTGGTTGAGTACTACTCCCGGAAAGCCTAG